A genomic window from Deltaproteobacteria bacterium includes:
- a CDS encoding GTPase, with protein MSDTRAPRRVVIAGAGGRDFHNFNCVFRDNPDFDVRAFTATQIPGIDDRRYPAELAGSLYPGGIPIEPEQDLLKIIADESVDEVVFAYSDVSFDHVMTLGSRVIAAGADYRLIGANATMLRSKVPIIAVGAVRTGSGKSQTTRRIADLLRAAGKHVVAIRHPMPYGDLRRQVVQRFATLADLDLHECTIEEREEYEPHIQRGCVVYAGVDYGKILAQAEQEADVILWDGGNNDLPFYRPDLEIVVADPLRIGHERRYHPGAANVYRAQVVIINKVDSARPEDVKALRASIAEMNPSATIIEAASPMTVDEPERVRGARVLCVEDGPTVTHGDMAYGVAAITAKKLGARELVDPRPFAKGDLARVFAKYPHLREVLPAVGYGDEQVADLAATIEASDADLVLIGTPIDLRRVIDFSKPALRVQYELQEIGQPDLRSVLTERGFL; from the coding sequence ATGTCGGACACGCGCGCGCCCCGTCGCGTGGTGATCGCCGGCGCCGGCGGTCGTGATTTCCACAACTTCAACTGCGTGTTTCGCGACAACCCGGATTTTGACGTCCGCGCGTTCACCGCGACGCAGATCCCCGGCATCGACGACCGCCGCTATCCCGCCGAGCTCGCCGGGTCGCTCTATCCGGGCGGCATTCCCATCGAGCCCGAGCAGGATCTGCTGAAGATCATCGCGGACGAATCGGTGGACGAAGTGGTGTTCGCGTATTCCGACGTCTCCTTCGACCACGTCATGACCTTGGGCAGCCGTGTTATCGCGGCGGGTGCGGATTATCGACTGATCGGCGCGAATGCGACGATGCTTCGTTCGAAAGTTCCCATCATCGCGGTGGGTGCGGTCCGCACCGGCAGCGGCAAGAGCCAGACCACGCGGCGTATCGCAGACCTGCTGCGCGCGGCGGGCAAGCACGTGGTGGCGATCCGTCACCCGATGCCTTATGGCGATCTGCGCCGACAGGTCGTGCAGCGATTCGCGACCCTCGCCGATCTGGATCTGCACGAGTGCACCATCGAAGAGCGCGAGGAATATGAACCACACATCCAGCGCGGATGCGTTGTGTATGCCGGAGTCGATTACGGGAAAATTCTGGCGCAAGCCGAGCAGGAAGCCGACGTGATCCTGTGGGACGGGGGCAACAACGACCTGCCGTTCTACAGGCCCGATCTTGAGATCGTCGTCGCCGATCCCCTCCGCATCGGACACGAGCGCCGTTACCACCCCGGTGCGGCCAATGTGTATCGAGCGCAGGTCGTGATCATCAACAAGGTCGATTCCGCGCGGCCCGAGGATGTGAAAGCCCTGCGCGCGTCGATCGCCGAGATGAATCCTTCGGCAACGATCATCGAGGCCGCGAGCCCCATGACGGTCGACGAGCCCGAACGCGTGCGCGGCGCGCGGGTGCTGTGCGTCGAGGATGGTCCCACGGTCACGCACGGCGACATGGCGTACGGGGTGGCGGCGATCACCGCGAAGAAGCTCGGCGCGCGCGAGTTGGTCGACCCGCGTCCGTTCGCGAAAGGCGACCTCGCGCGCGTGTTCGCGAAGTATCCGCATCTGCGCGAAGTGTTGCCGGCGGTGGGCTACGGCGACGAACAGGTGGCCGATCTCGCCGCGACCATCGAAGCGTCCGACGCCGATCTGGTGCTGATCGGAACGCCGATCGATCTGCGCCGGGTGATCGATTTCTCCAAACCCGCGCTTCGCGTACAATACGAACTTCAAGAGATCGGACAGCCCGATCTGCGCAGTGTTTTGACCGAGCGAGGATTTTTATGA